In Primulina huaijiensis isolate GDHJ02 chromosome 16, ASM1229523v2, whole genome shotgun sequence, a single genomic region encodes these proteins:
- the LOC140961476 gene encoding probable chromatin-remodeling complex ATPase chain, whose translation MAKPSLAEECTEDSTPATSAEEEVAKDQVYDEEDEEEIEAVARAADDSNDEDGSNGSGPMEDENEDDNAIAKLEKFRLKEMERLKKQKLQDILDAQNAAIEADMNNKGKGRLKFLLQQTELFAHFAQGDRSVSQKKAKGRGRHASKVTEEEEDEECLKDEEDGLSGTGNTRLLVQPSCIQGKMRDYQLAGLNWMIRLYENGINGILADEMGLGKTLQTISLLGYLHEFRGITGPHMVVAPKSTLGNWMNEIKRFCPVIRAVKFLGNPDERKYIREELLVAGKFDVCVTSFEMAIKEKSIFRRFSWRYIIIDEAHRIKNENSLLSKTMRLFSTNYRLLITGTPLQNNLHELWALLNFLLPEIFSSAETFDQWFQISGENDEQEVVQQLHKVLRPFLLRRLKSDVEKGLPPKKETILKVGMSQMQKQYYRALLQKDLEVINAGGERKRLLNVAMQLRKCSNHPYLFQGAEPGPPYTTGEHLIENAGKMVLLDKLLPKLKERDSRVLIFSQMTRLLDILEDYLLYRRYYYCRIDGNTGGEDRDASIEAFNKPGSEKFVFLLSTRAGGLGINLATADVVILYDSDWNPQVDLQAQDRAHRIGQTKEVQVFRFCTEYTIEEKVIERAYKKLALDALVIQQGRLAEQKTVNKDELLQMVRFGAEMVFSSKDSTITDEDIDRIIAKGEEATAELDAKMKKFTEDAIKFKMDDTADLYDFDDEKDDKFDFKKIVSDNWIEPPKRERKRNYSESEYFKQTMRQSGPVRPKEPRIPRMPQLHDFQFFNTQRLSDLYEKEVRCLMARQRHQVKDTIEMDERDDVGEPLTAEEQEEKERLLEEGFSSWSRRDFNAFIRACEKYGRNDILSIASEMEGKTEEEVERYAKVFKERYKELNDYDKIIKSIERGEARISRKDEIMKAIAKKLNRYKNPWLELKIQHGQNKGKLYNEECDRFMICMIHKLGYGNWDELKAAFRTSPLFRFDWFVKSRTTQEIARRCDALIRLVEKENEEYDERERIARKEKKLAKSATPSKFATISQYADSPGLKKRKQSSMDDFLSNGKNRK comes from the exons ATGGCGAAACCCTCGCTAGCGGAGGAATGTACGGAAGATTCGACGCCGGCTACTTCGGCGGAGGAAGAGGTTGCCAAGGATCAGGTATATGATGAGGAGGACGAGGAGGAGATCGAGGCGGTGGCTCGCGCCGCGGATGATTCCAATGATGAGGATGGCTCCAACGGCTCCGGTCCAATGGAGGATGAGAACGAG GATGACAATGCTATTGCTAAACTTGAAAAATTCAGGCTGAAAGAAATGGAaagattgaagaagcaaaaattgCAAGATATACTAGACGCCCAGAATGCTGCTATTGAAGCTGACATG AATAACAAGGGAAAAGGTCGCTTGAAATTCCTCTTGCAGCAGACAGAATTATTTGCTCATTTTGCACAGGGTGATCGGTCTGTCTCTCAGAAGAAGGCAAAAGGAAG GGGTCGCCATGCATCAAAAGTCACGGAAgaggaagaagatgaagaatgTCTTAAAGACGAAGAAGATGGCCTTTCTGGCACCGGAAATACTAGGCTATTGGTGCAACCATCTT GTATTCAAGGAAAGATGAGGGATTATCAACTAGCTGGTTTAAATTGGATGATTCGACTGTATGAGAATGGCATTAATGGAATACTTGCAGATGAAATG GGGCTTGGTAAAACCTTACAAACCATCTCCTTGTTGGGCTACTTGCATGAGTTTAGAGGGATTACAGGTCCTCACATGGTTGTCGCTCCAAAATCTACACTCGGAAATTGGATGAACGAAATTAAAAGGTTTTGTCCCGTGATACGTGCTGTAAAATTTCTTGGAAATcctgatgaaaga AAATATATACGCGAGGAACTACTTGTGGCTGGAAAGTTTGATGTTTGTGTTACAAGTTTTGAGATGGCAATAAAAGAGAAGTCTATCTTTCGCCGATTTAGTTGGCGATACATCATTATTGATGAAGCTCATCGAATCAAGAATGAAAACTCTCTTCTTTCTAAAACAATGAGACTTTTTAGTACCAACTATCGGCTTCTAATTACAGGAACGCCCCTTCAG AATAACCTTCATGAGCTTTGGGCTCTCCTAAATTTTTTGCTGCCGGAAATATTTAGCTCTGCTGAAACTTTTGATCAATGGTTCCAAATTTCTGGTGAAAATGACGAGCAGGAAGTTGTGCAGCAGCTTCACAAG GTTCTCCGACCTTTCCTTCTTAGAAGGTTGAAGTCGGATGTCGAGAAGGGTTTACCTCCCAAGAAGGAGACAATACTTAAAGTCGGTATGTCCCAGATGCAAAAGCAGTATTACAGGGCCTTATTGCAGAAAGATCTTGAAGTTATAAATGCTGGTGGAGAACGCAAACGTCTTCTTAATGTAGCCATGCAGCTCAGAAAATGTAGTAATCACCCGTATTTATTTCAAGGTGCTGAACCTGGTCCACCCTATACCACTGGAGAACATCTCATAGAAAATGCTG GCAAGATGGTTCTTCTTGACAAGTTGCTTCCAAAATTAAAGGAGCGTGATTCTCGAGTTTTGATATTCTCGCAG ATGACTAGGCTACTAGACATTCTTGAAGATTATCTGCTTTACCGTCGATACTATTATTGTCGAATTGATGGAAACACTGGTGGGGAAGATAGAGATGCTTCAATTGAAGCTTTTAACAAGCCTGGAAGTGAGAAGTTCGTCTTCCTGCTGTCAACCAGAGCTGGAGGTCTTGGTATCAACCTTGCAACTGCTGATGTTGTCATTCTTTATGACAGTGATTG GAATCCACAGGTTGATTTGCAGGCTCAGGACCGTGCTCATAGAATTGGACAGACCAAGGAAGTTCAAGTTTTCAGGTTTTGCACTGAG TACACCATTGAAGAGAAAGTGATTGAGAGGGCCTATAAAAAGCTTGCACTTGACGCTTTGGTTATCCAACAAGGACGACTAGCGGAGCAAAAGA CTGTTAATAAAGATGAGCTACTGCAAATGGTGAGGTTTGGTGCTGAAATGGTTTTCAGTTCCAAAGATAGCACTATAACTGATGAAGATATAGATAGAATTATTGCCAAAGGAGAGGAGGCAACTGCTGAACTTGATGCTAAAATGAAAAAGTTTACCGAGGATGCTATCAAATTCAAAATGGATGACA CTGCTGATTTGTATGATTTTGACGATGAAAAG GATGACAAATTTGACTTCAAAAAAATCGTCAGTGATAACTGGATTGAACCGCCAAAAAGAGAAAGAAAGCGCAA TTACTCCGAATCCGAGTACTTTAAGCAGACAATGCGGCAAAGTGGTCCCGTGAGACCCAAAGAGCCTCGAATTCCGCGCATGCCACAGTT GCACGACTTCCAATTCTTCAACACACAGCGTCTTAGTGATTTGTATGAAAAAGAAGTGCGTTGCCTGATG GCACGCCAGAGACATCAAGTAAAAGATACAATAGAGATGGATGAGCGTGATG ATGTGGGAGAGCCATTGACCGCTGAGGAGCAGGAGGAGAAGGAAAGACTGCTGGAAGAA GGATTTTCATCGTGGAGCCGAAGAGACTTCAATGCTTTTATTAGGGCCTGTGAGAAGTATGGTCGAAATGATATACTGAGTATTGCTTCCGAAATGGAAGGTAAAACAGAGGAAGAAGTTGAAAGATATGCGAAGGTGTTCAAGGAAagatataaagaattaaatG ATTATGATAAGATTATTAAAAGCATTGAAAGAGGAGAGGCTAGAATTTCGCGTAAAGATGAGATCATGAAAGCTATTGCAAAGAAACTGAATCGCTATAAAAATCCCTGGCTGGAATTAAAGATCCAGCATGGACAGAACAAAGGGAAGTTATACAATGAAGAATGTGATCGCTTCATG ATCTGCATGATCCACAAACTTGGGTATGGGAATTGGGATGAGCTGAAGGCAGCCTTTCGTACTTCACCATTGTTCCGGTTTGATTGGTTTGTGAAGTCTCGTACAACTCAAGAAATTGCAAGGAGATGCGATGCACTGATTCGGTTGGTGGAGAAGGAAAATGAAGAATATGACGAGAGGGAGAGAATAGCTCGTAAAGAGAAAAAACTAGCGAAG AGTGCAACCCCGTCCAAGTTCGCTACCATTAGCCAGTATGCCGACAGTCCTGGTTTGAAGAAGCGGAAACAGTCATCAATGGATGACTTCTTGAGCAAT GGGAAGAACAGAAAGTGA
- the LOC140961478 gene encoding serine/threonine-protein kinase PBL27-like isoform X1, whose translation MGCLPCFGSSKKEGIDNNCGVKEVAKKESFKDGSAAQSNNHVNRLSSDTLMSLLPDQLRFLEVQDFLFLYLPNISQDKSKLRGGNDSKREASLPKEATANIAAQTFTFRELAAATNNFRPECLLGEGGFGRVYKGRLESTGQVVAVKQLDRDGLQGNREFLVEVLMLSLLHHPNLVNLIGYCADGDQRLLVYEYMPLGSLEDHLHDLRPDKEPLDWNTRMKIAAGAAKGLEYLHDKANPPVIYRDLKSSNILLDNGYFPKLSDFGLAKLGPVGDKTHVSTRVMGTYGYCAPEYAMTGQLTLKSDVYSFGVVFLEIITGRKAIDNTKGAGEHNLVAWARPLFKDRRKFPKMADPLLQGRYPIRGLYQALAVAAMCLQEQAATRPLIGDVVTALTYLASQTYDPNAPVSQSNRVGPSTPQHRDERRHTSDGTDSLYDPSHQGSPSTHKNPPDYLRRDPVRTGADLRRIETGSGSGRKLGLDDLDRPGSQKDSPVSGGRAQETPRNRDLDRERAVAEAKVWGENWRERKRANAMDSFDGTNE comes from the exons ATGGGGTGTCTTCCGTGCTTTGGATCATCAAAAAAAGAAGGAATTGACAATAATTGTGGAGTTAAAGAAGTAGCAAAGAAAGAGTCTTTTAAAGATGGTTCAGCAGCTCAGTCTAACAACCATGTGAATAGATTGAGTTCAG ACACTTTGATGTCACTGCTTCCAGATCAGTTACGTTTTCTTGAAGTACAGGATTTCTTATTCTTGTATTTGCCTAACATTTCCCAAGATAAATCGAAATTGCGGGGCGGCAATGATTCTAAAAGGGAAGCCTCACTTCCCAAAGAAGCTACAGCCAATATTGCCGCACAAACTTTTACCTTTCGCGAGCTTGCAGCAGCTACAAATAATTTTAGACCAGAGTGTTTGCTTGGTGAAGGTGGCTTTGGACGTGTTTACAAAGGACGCCTGGAAAGCACCGGACAG GTGGTTGCAGTTAAACAGCTTGATCGGGATGGCCTTCAAGGAAATAGAGAATTTTTAGTGGAGGTTCTCATGCTTAGCCTTTTACATCATCCAAATCTTGTCAACCTGATTGGATATTGTGCTGATGGTGACCAACGTCTACTTGTCTATGAATACATGCCATTGGGATCTCTAGAAGACCATTTACACG ATCTTCGTCCAGATAAAGAACCTTTAGACTGGAATACGAGAATGAAGATTGCTGCTGGTGCGGCAAAAGGGTTGGAATATTTGCATGACAAAGCCAATCCACCAGTCATATACAGAGActtaaaatcatcaaacatCCTTCTTGACAATGGTTATTTCCCCAAGTTATCGGATTTTGGACTTGCAAAACTGGGCCCCGTTGGGGATAAAACTCACGTTTCAACAAGAGTGATGGGGACGTATGGTTATTGTGCTCCTGAATATGCCATGACAGGCCAACTTACATTGAAATCCGATGTTTATAGTTTTGGAGTCGTTTTTCTTGAGATAATCACAGGCCGAAAGGCTATTGACAACACTAAGGGCGCAGGGGAGCATAATCTTGTCGCATGg GCAAGGCCACTTTTCAAAGATCGAAGGAAGTTTCCGAAGATGGCCGATCCTCTGTTGCAAGGTCGGTATCCAATTCGTGGACTTTATCAAGCATTGGCAGTTGCAGCTATGTGCTTGCAAGAGCAAGCTGCCACAAGACCTCTAATTGGTGACGTTGTGACTGCTTTAACATATTTAGCATCCCAAACCTATGACCCTAATGCACCTGTCTCACAGAGTAACAGAGTTGGTCCGTCTACTCCACAGCACCGGGATGAGCGTAGGCACACGTCTGATGGAACCGACAGCTTATACGATCCGAGCCACCAGGGTTCCCCCTCCACTCATAAAAATCCGCCTGACTATCTGAGGAGAGATCCTGTCAGGACTGGTGCAGACTTACGAAGGATTGAAACTGGAAGTGGGTCCGGCAGGAAATTGGGTTTGGATGACTTGGACCGCCCCGGTTCTCAAAAAGACAGCCCTGTTAGTGGCGGCAGAGCACAAGAAACGCCGAGAAACCGAGACTTGGACAGAGAACGTGCTGTTGCTGAGGCCAAAGTGTGGGGCGAGAACTGGAGGGAGAGAAAGCGTGCAAATGCCATGGATAGTTTCGATGGCACGAACGAATGA
- the LOC140961478 gene encoding serine/threonine-protein kinase PBL27-like isoform X2 — protein MGCLPCFGSSKKEGIDNNCGVKEVAKKESFKDGSAAQSNNHVNRLSSDKSKLRGGNDSKREASLPKEATANIAAQTFTFRELAAATNNFRPECLLGEGGFGRVYKGRLESTGQVVAVKQLDRDGLQGNREFLVEVLMLSLLHHPNLVNLIGYCADGDQRLLVYEYMPLGSLEDHLHDLRPDKEPLDWNTRMKIAAGAAKGLEYLHDKANPPVIYRDLKSSNILLDNGYFPKLSDFGLAKLGPVGDKTHVSTRVMGTYGYCAPEYAMTGQLTLKSDVYSFGVVFLEIITGRKAIDNTKGAGEHNLVAWARPLFKDRRKFPKMADPLLQGRYPIRGLYQALAVAAMCLQEQAATRPLIGDVVTALTYLASQTYDPNAPVSQSNRVGPSTPQHRDERRHTSDGTDSLYDPSHQGSPSTHKNPPDYLRRDPVRTGADLRRIETGSGSGRKLGLDDLDRPGSQKDSPVSGGRAQETPRNRDLDRERAVAEAKVWGENWRERKRANAMDSFDGTNE, from the exons ATGGGGTGTCTTCCGTGCTTTGGATCATCAAAAAAAGAAGGAATTGACAATAATTGTGGAGTTAAAGAAGTAGCAAAGAAAGAGTCTTTTAAAGATGGTTCAGCAGCTCAGTCTAACAACCATGTGAATAGATTGAGTTCAG ATAAATCGAAATTGCGGGGCGGCAATGATTCTAAAAGGGAAGCCTCACTTCCCAAAGAAGCTACAGCCAATATTGCCGCACAAACTTTTACCTTTCGCGAGCTTGCAGCAGCTACAAATAATTTTAGACCAGAGTGTTTGCTTGGTGAAGGTGGCTTTGGACGTGTTTACAAAGGACGCCTGGAAAGCACCGGACAG GTGGTTGCAGTTAAACAGCTTGATCGGGATGGCCTTCAAGGAAATAGAGAATTTTTAGTGGAGGTTCTCATGCTTAGCCTTTTACATCATCCAAATCTTGTCAACCTGATTGGATATTGTGCTGATGGTGACCAACGTCTACTTGTCTATGAATACATGCCATTGGGATCTCTAGAAGACCATTTACACG ATCTTCGTCCAGATAAAGAACCTTTAGACTGGAATACGAGAATGAAGATTGCTGCTGGTGCGGCAAAAGGGTTGGAATATTTGCATGACAAAGCCAATCCACCAGTCATATACAGAGActtaaaatcatcaaacatCCTTCTTGACAATGGTTATTTCCCCAAGTTATCGGATTTTGGACTTGCAAAACTGGGCCCCGTTGGGGATAAAACTCACGTTTCAACAAGAGTGATGGGGACGTATGGTTATTGTGCTCCTGAATATGCCATGACAGGCCAACTTACATTGAAATCCGATGTTTATAGTTTTGGAGTCGTTTTTCTTGAGATAATCACAGGCCGAAAGGCTATTGACAACACTAAGGGCGCAGGGGAGCATAATCTTGTCGCATGg GCAAGGCCACTTTTCAAAGATCGAAGGAAGTTTCCGAAGATGGCCGATCCTCTGTTGCAAGGTCGGTATCCAATTCGTGGACTTTATCAAGCATTGGCAGTTGCAGCTATGTGCTTGCAAGAGCAAGCTGCCACAAGACCTCTAATTGGTGACGTTGTGACTGCTTTAACATATTTAGCATCCCAAACCTATGACCCTAATGCACCTGTCTCACAGAGTAACAGAGTTGGTCCGTCTACTCCACAGCACCGGGATGAGCGTAGGCACACGTCTGATGGAACCGACAGCTTATACGATCCGAGCCACCAGGGTTCCCCCTCCACTCATAAAAATCCGCCTGACTATCTGAGGAGAGATCCTGTCAGGACTGGTGCAGACTTACGAAGGATTGAAACTGGAAGTGGGTCCGGCAGGAAATTGGGTTTGGATGACTTGGACCGCCCCGGTTCTCAAAAAGACAGCCCTGTTAGTGGCGGCAGAGCACAAGAAACGCCGAGAAACCGAGACTTGGACAGAGAACGTGCTGTTGCTGAGGCCAAAGTGTGGGGCGAGAACTGGAGGGAGAGAAAGCGTGCAAATGCCATGGATAGTTTCGATGGCACGAACGAATGA